The following DNA comes from Streptomyces sp. NBC_00273.
ACCCCCGCTTCGGAGAACGGCTTGCCGCAGATGAGGCGGCCGCCGAAGCCCTCGTTGGACATCAGGTGGTCGTGCGCGTCGACGAAGCCCCGGACCCGCCCCTGGGAGTCGGTCCCCTTGAAGGGTTCGCCCGTGACGTTGATGTCGGAGTCGGGTGCGGGCCGCGCGACCGGGTTCCACCAGCCGGGATCGGCGGCGGAAGCGGGTACGGGGCCGAGCACCATGGCCACCACGGCGAGGAGCAACGACAGGACCGCCAGGGGCCTACGCCTGTGGTGCGTGTGTCGAGAAATGGTCATCACTCACGTCTTAAGGTCAGCCGGATGGCGCGGTCGGGGAGCCGGATCCGTTCGGGGGCACGACGAGCCACGGCCACAGGCGTGACTTGTCATGGACCCCACAAACAGTGGGACGAGAATCGCGACTGGCATCGACAGAGTCAATAGTCCGGGACAGCTGACCTGATGATTCATCAGATGGGCCGTTTCTTCACAAGGTCCCCGCACCCGGGCGGCCCGGCTCGGCGCGTTGCGTGGAGGAGCGCGCGAGCCGGGTCCGCCCCGCCCGGGGCGACGGCGCCGCGGCGTCAGCGCGCGCCGTGCTCCAGCAGGTCCATCTCGGCCGGGGCGACCCCGAATCCGCGCTTCGTGGCCTTCGGGGCCGGCTTGCCGCAGAACGCCGCTTCGAGGGTCCCGCCGAGGGCCGTGTTCGCCTCGCCCTTGTTCGAGGTGTTCGCCATCGCGGAGAGGGAGCGGCGCCCGTCGCGGGTGGAGAAGGCGTAGGTGTAGAAGCCCTGCACGGTGCCCGTGTGCCCGTAGACCGAGGTGCCGCAGGACAGGTCGTAGCGGCGCAGGCCGAGCCCGTAGAACCGGGTGTTCGTGGTGTCGGTCGGCGTCATGGTGACCATGGCGTCCAGCATGTTCGCGGGCAGCAGCCGCCCGCCGAGCAGCGCGGACGTGAAGGTGTTCAGATCGGCGGGATTGGAGATCACCGCTCCGGCGGACTGGGCCCACGACACCGTCTGCTCGGTGGAGTCGACCAGCGGCGCGCCGGCCTCGTCGGGGTGGAGGTAGCCGCGGGTGTGCAGCCCCTTGATCTGCGCGCTGGGGTGCACGTAGGAGGTGTTGCGCAGCTTCAGCGGCTTGAAGATGCGCCGCTCGTATTCCTTGGCCACACCGTTGCCGGTGGCCTTTTCGATGAGCATGCCGACGACGACGAAGTTGGTGTTCGAGTACTTGTACGCGACGCCGGGCTCGGTCGTCCGGGGTTCGCGCAGCGAGAGGTCCACCAGCTCCTGGTAGCTGAACACCTTGTTGCGCACGGACTCGAAGCCCGGCACGGTGTGCTCGAACATGGCGTTCGTGTAGTCCGCCAGCCCGCTGCGGTGGGTCAGCAGGTGACGCACCGTGATCCGGTCGTCGGGCAGCAGTCCGGGCAGGTACTGGTTGACGGCGGTGTCCAGGCCGATCCGGCCCTCGTTCACCAACTGCAGCAGGACGACGGAGGAGAAGGTCTTGCTGACGCTACCGATCCGGAAGCGGGCCTGCGGGTCCATCGCCGAGCCCGTGGTCCTGTCGCGCACCCCCTCGGTCCGGACGCTGACCCCGTCGGGCCCGCTGAAACGCGCCAGGGCGCCAGGTGCACCGGCGGCGGTCGTGTTCCGCAACGCCTGGGTCAGCGCTTCGAGATCGGGGGTGGTGGTCGGGGCGGCGTGGGCGGTGGTCGCCGGAACCACGGCGGCCATCACCGCCAGCAGGGCCGAACTGAGGGCCAGGCGACGGTTCATGGGCAGG
Coding sequences within:
- a CDS encoding serine hydrolase domain-containing protein, with amino-acid sequence MNRRLALSSALLAVMAAVVPATTAHAAPTTTPDLEALTQALRNTTAAGAPGALARFSGPDGVSVRTEGVRDRTTGSAMDPQARFRIGSVSKTFSSVVLLQLVNEGRIGLDTAVNQYLPGLLPDDRITVRHLLTHRSGLADYTNAMFEHTVPGFESVRNKVFSYQELVDLSLREPRTTEPGVAYKYSNTNFVVVGMLIEKATGNGVAKEYERRIFKPLKLRNTSYVHPSAQIKGLHTRGYLHPDEAGAPLVDSTEQTVSWAQSAGAVISNPADLNTFTSALLGGRLLPANMLDAMVTMTPTDTTNTRFYGLGLRRYDLSCGTSVYGHTGTVQGFYTYAFSTRDGRRSLSAMANTSNKGEANTALGGTLEAAFCGKPAPKATKRGFGVAPAEMDLLEHGAR